The DNA sequence TTCATTATATTTGAAGTATACAAAGCCAAATAATAATAAGCTAGGGAGAGTAAAAAAGATAATAACTCCTACTATTATTTTAAATGTTTTTTTTGATTTTTTAGCCATAAAACTAAATTAGATTGGTGCGTGTAGTAGGCTAAATTATTAAATACGATTGGTTTATAGAAAGAAAAACCTTAAAAAACGATAGGCGTAACATCCTCACGATTATCGGTGTTTGGGAGTAGCACTTTACCGAACAAATAGGTGTTCTATCAATTTTCAATGTGATTACTATAAACAGTTTTAAACACTTATTGAAAGTTCTATTAATTTTTGTTTTGAAAAATTAATTAAATCATCAAAAAACGCAGAAAATTCGTTTTCAAATTCTGAATAAAAAGCTTCTAATTCAGTAATAGCTTCATTCATACCAGAACGATTTTTTGTGCGTTGATTCATGCCTACTAAAATTTTAGAAATGCCTTCAATAGTCGCATAGCTGAGGAGCCAATTATCAGCCATCATATAAGGAAGCATTTTTTGAACACGCAGTGGTAATATGTCAAAGTGAATTTTTAAAGATTTATAAAAATTATCTACATAAATATCTAAGGGGATATTACAATACTTACTCCAGTTTTTAGCCAGAAAATGGTCGTATAAAATATCAACAATAACGCCTGAATAATGGCCATATTTTTCATGTAACCGTTTGGTACTTAGTCGTACTGTTTTGTGTGCGTCCGTATATGTATCTATTTGTCTATGCAACAAAATACCAATTTGTATTTGTTTTGAAAATTTACTGTAATTTTTTCCTTTAATACCATCAGCCATAAAATTGCCTATAGTTATTAAATCGTTTTCTCCAGAGAGGTAAATGTGGGCGAGATAATTCATTGGTGTAATTTACGAAATACAATTAAAGAATTATGTTTATGAAATACTATATTTGCTTTTAATT is a window from the Pseudalgibacter alginicilyticus genome containing:
- a CDS encoding ACP phosphodiesterase; this translates as MNYLAHIYLSGENDLITIGNFMADGIKGKNYSKFSKQIQIGILLHRQIDTYTDAHKTVRLSTKRLHEKYGHYSGVIVDILYDHFLAKNWSKYCNIPLDIYVDNFYKSLKIHFDILPLRVQKMLPYMMADNWLLSYATIEGISKILVGMNQRTKNRSGMNEAITELEAFYSEFENEFSAFFDDLINFSKQKLIELSISV